GTAGGCCGGGCCCGGAGACGTCGGGCTGTAGCGCGGAGACGTTGGAGAAAAGGAGCCTGCCGGACTCGTTGGCGAGTAGCGTGGCGACGTCGGGCTGTATTGCGGCGACGTCGGTGAGGTCGGAGAACGCCTGTCGCTGCTGGCCTGGTATTGAGGACTTGTGGGGCTGTACTGCGGCGAAGTTGGGCTGTACTGTGGTGATGTCGGACTGTACGCTGGGGAAGTTGAGCCACCCATGAACGTCGGAGACGTTGGGCTGTAGTTGGGAGATGTAGGAGAGTACTGAGGCGACGTCGGGGAGTAGCCAGCAGGGGATGTGGGCGAGTACGACGGCGATGTAGGAGATCCGTATCGAGGCGAAGTTGGAGAGTAATGCGGGGATGTAGGCGAAGCCATATATCCAGGTGATGTGGCGGCGAAGTGAGGGCTGGCAGTTCCTGGGGAGGTGGGCGAGTAACCGGGTGAAGTTGGTGAGAAACCTGGAGACACCGGGCTGGTGAAGCCAGGAGACATGCCAGTAAAGCCTGAACCTCCTGGACTTCTACCTCCATCATACGGGCTGAAGCCACCACCTCCGTATGTGCCTCCGTAGGCAGTGAAGCCACCTTGATCATCACCTCCACCAGCCGCAGCAATAGGAGAGAACGAGACCTGATCGTAAGAGCCTACGCCCATGCCACCCTCGTATGTAGGAGATCCCAAGTCGTACGGCGTGGCAGCACCGTTGTCGAGGTAGTTGCCAGCGCCAGCAGCACCGCCCATCATCTTGGAGTTGTCCTCCACCATGGTGAGGAGCATGGCATTGTCCATGACAACGTCAAATTCTCCGGTACCCATAGGCGCCAGCTGACCGAGCATAATGTTCTCAGACACACCCCGGCAATCATCAAGCTCACCAAAGCCGGCCGCTTCAAGAAGAATCTCGACTGTCTCTTCGAAGGAACAACGCATGAGGGCACCAGTATCGTTACGGTTGATACCGTGACGGGTGATGGCCATGAGAAGACCACGTTGGCACATGATGTCGACGAGCAATGCCATGTGACGATGGTTGACGTAAGAACCGTCAAAGGACAAAACCATACCCAGCTCCTTGAGTAGACCGGCACGTGCAGCCTCGATTCCAAGCACACCAAGAATCTCGATGAAAGAATTAGAATAGGTTTTGGTCGCATCCACACCTTCAATGGCTAGCACTTCAGCCAGAGCAGTACCAGTGGTATCAAGCACCCACTCTTTGCACTCGTCCTTGCTCTTCGAGTGCACCAAAGACCTGTCTGGCATTTCAACTGTGACGATGTGGTCTCGGATAAAAGCACGCTCAATACCACGTACACCACGTAGCGTAACATCGTCGAGCAGATGCTTCTCAAGCTTGCGCATCCATCGTTCGTCACGCTcgtcttcatcctcgtcatcTTTCTGAAGGTTCTGGTCCCAGATGAAACGAACACGCATGACCTGCTCGTCGGCATTCTCGTCACTAAAGATAACCGCCAAATTGGGCTTGAActcttccttgatcttgCTAGCAACTTCGCCGATAGTGATACTCTTATCCAGTAGCTTCTTGCGGTCAAGAATGATACGGAGCAACCACTTAGACTGTGACTCGATGacttcgtcttcttcaggCAAAATGAAGTAGGACTCAACCATGTCCTGATCTTCTTCAACAAGAGTTGATTGAATATCAGGATCGTAGTAGAGTTCGACCGCTTGCGTCAAGGAGCGGAGGGTTGTGAGCTCGATCGTGCTTCGCAGGCGCTTGGCATCCTGTTGGGTGGCCTTTGTATCTGTCTGGCGAACCAACATGGATGGGGTCTTGATGTTGGCTGCAATGTTCAAGATTTCCTTCAATCGAGGTACACCAAGCGTGACGTTCTTGGAAGAAACACCAGCAAAATGGAAAGTGTTGAGCGTCATCTGGGTAGCGGGTTCACCGATGGATTGCGCAGCGAGAACACCTACCATCTCACCAGGAGCAACAGCGGCCTTGAGGAAACGGTCTTCGAGTTCTCCGAGAACGTAGTTCAGAGCCTCCTTGCTTAGGCGGTGCTGAACGACAAGCTTCTTGAATGCAAGACGTGCGCGAAGATGGGATTTGAACAAGTAAGTTGCACTGTCTTGAGCTTCTCTTGAAAGCTCGTCAGTACCACGAATGACAACCAGTCGCTCGAGAGTTTCCTTGACTTGTCTGATGGTCTCGATAGGATTAAGGTTGCTGACAGCCTTCTCTGGGTTGATGCCGAATCGCGCCTGAGCAGACCTGATCATGCGCTGGATGTTGAGAGGCAACTGGAAGGACTCCAGATCCTCGTCGCTTGCAGTGGCGCGGAGGTATTCACGATCGGTCTTGATCTGTTCAAACTCTTCGTCCAGAGCTCGTTGGACCTCCACATCACCCTGGAACATGGTAGCACCCTCAAGCTTAGTGACTGGAATCTCTGGGTGATCAGTTCCAAGCACGTCGAGCTTGTACCCAGCCTCGAAATCGGCCTCTGATGCCATGATGATATCCATAGACTGGTTCTCAATGTGGGCGCCGTCCAAACCATCTTCACCATAGATGAACTCAACGATGTCACCCATGGAGTTACGCACGGTTCCGTCGTACTTGACCATGACGTCTTCGAGCGCTTTGACGAGACGACGTTGGATGTAACCAGTCTCGGCTGTCTTGACTGCTGTATCGATCAAACCTTCACGACCAGCCATGGCGTGGAAGAAGAACTCAGAAGGCGTGAGACCGCGAAGGTAAGAGTTTTCGACGAAACCACGAGATTCAGGCGAGTAGTCGTCCTTTGAGAAATGTGGCAGTGTCCTGTACTTGAAGCCGTATGGAATACGCTGTCCTTCCACAGCTTGTTGACCGACAAGGGCAACCATCTGAGAGATGTTGACAGTGGAACCCTTGGAACCTGAAACGACAGTCTGCACGACGTTGTTGAAATCCTTCAAACTCGTTTGAGCTGCGGTACCTCCGCCCTCACGACCTTCGTTGAGGAACTTCTGTACCTTGGATTCGAATGTACCACGAATCGTCATACCAGGCATAGGCTCGAGCGCATCTTTGGTGGCTGTTTCAATGATCTCCTCGACCTTGGCCTTGGACTTTGCAATCTCGTTGGCAATCTTGTCCGAGGTAGCAGGATCCGGAATGGTGTCACCCACACCGAAACTGAAACCGTAATGAAGAAGCCACCAGTTGCAAATGCGCTGGCAGGCATTGAAGAATTTGACTGCCGCATCTGGTCCAAGCTCGTTGAAGATGATGTGGATAACACCGCCGGCAGAGGCACCAACAATCTTCTTTGTGACCTGACCAAAAAGCAGTTGCCCGCCCTTGATACAGAATGACTTGTCGACGAGATCGTTGTACGCACTCGGCTTGGAGTCGGCTTCCTTCTTCTCAATGTTGACCTCGCGTGGGAAAGCCATGCTGATAATCTGCTTGCCAGTCCAGAGAGGGCGAGGCTTCAGAATGGCTGGCTCTGGAACGATACCATCCCAATCAGGTACCCACATGAGAATAGGCATGACCTGTTCAATAGGAATGAAGTTGTCACGACGACTCATCTTGTAAACACCAAGAAGCGTGTCCTGCACGATACCCATCAAGGGCTGGTTCTTCTGCGGCGACACAATCTGCTTGGGAACCATGCACAGGTTTTGAACCTCAGCGCGAGTCTCGTCACTCTGGGGGACGTGAAGGTTCATCTCGTCACCGTCGAAATCGGCGTTGTAGGGTGATGTGACCGACAAGTTGAGACGGAAGGTGGAGTAGGGCATGACTTTGACGCGGTGTCCCATCATAGACTCCTTATGCAGAGAGGGCTGACGGTTGAAGATGATgacatcgtcgtcgtcaatATGGCGTTCGACCTTCCAGCCGTATTGTAGCCGCAGATCGTCGAGGTTCTTGTTGTGCTTCAGATCGAGACGAACACCGTCGGCTTTGATGACGTAGTTGGCACCAGGGTGCTGGTTGGGTCCGTTGCGTACCAAGTTTGTCAGCTTGCTGATGTTGAACTTGGTGACAACCTCTGGGTAGGTCAGAGTGCGTGCAATGGATCGCGGTACACCAACTTGGTCCAGAGACAGATTAGGGTCACCAGTGATGACGGTACGTGCGGAGAAGTCGACACGCTTTCCCATCAAGTTACCACGAAGACGGCCCTCCTTGCCCTTTAATCGGCCACGAATAGTCTTGAGCGGACGGCCAGACTTCTGCATGGCCTGTGGAACACCATTGGCGTCGTTGTCCATGTAGGTAGCAACGTGGTACTGGACGAGAGCCTCGAATTCGGCTGTTACGTGAGCAGGCGAGCCCTCCTGCTGACATTCTGCGACACGACCGTTGGCGCGGATGATATCTCCCAACTTGTATGTCAAATCATCCTCTCCACGCATACCCTGGCCAGTACCGTCGACGGAGATACTAGGGCGAACCGGAGGTGGGGGCACTGGCAGGACATCAAGGATCATCCACTCGGGGCGTGCGTAGTCGGCGTTCAAGCCGAGCAGAGCGAGTGTGTTGTCGGACATGAGCTTGAAGATGGTCTGTGCCTGCTTTGGTGTAATGACTTCTTTGCGGTCACCTTGGCCGTCATCGTCGTCCTTCTTGCTCTGTTTCCAGGTGCCTGTGAGCTTCAAACCCTCCTTGCGGATAGAGTCAGGTTGCTTGCTGCCACAGCCACCGTGGGGAATCTTGGGAATCTTGCTCTTGTCACTTCCGTCATCTACGTCCTGCATGCACACGGTCTTGCCCTTGGACATGCGCCAGATCTTATCGAAACGCTTCTTCGCATCCTTGGTCTTTGCGGCGGCCGCCCAGTCAGGATGGTTCTGATATTGTAGTTAGCACAAAATGCAAGCGACTGAAGTCTCTGTCTTCACGCGGGAAGACTTACGAAGTCAGCCTTTATGAGACCGCAGGTGTGGCAGACGGTCTCGAGGAGCTTCTTGATCTTGACGACGAAACCGACGTGAAAGACGGGTGTGTGCAGCTCGATGTGACCAAAGTGACCGGGGCAGGTCTGGATGTCTTCCTTGCACGTGGCGCACGAGTACATGCGGTCGATGGTGCCGAGCTTGGGGTCGTTGAGACCTTGCTCACGCGGCTTCTGCTTCTGCTCGTCCATGGTCTCGGGATAGATGATGTGGACGACGCTCATGGCCTTGATCTCCTCGGGAGAGAGCAGCCCGAACTGGATCTCCTTGATGGTCCGGAGCGGACATTTGGACACCTGGGGCGCGCCCGGAGGCATGTTGGCGGCGGTGGAAGGGTTTTGCGGGTGAGAGGAAGCCTGGAGACCTGTCTAGCGGTCGGCGGTCGCGGTGGCCACGCCGGGCGGTTCCTCCGCGTATTAAGTAGTGGACTGAGCTGCCGTTGTAGCTATGTCGACGGCTGGTGCTGATGCTAAATGGAGAACTGCGCGCCGCGCGCGAGAAGAGATGCGGTCGAAGAGTGGCGCCCGTGGAAAAGGGCTGTACGGGGGTCGGGGGCTCGCCGGGGCGCGCCTCGAGACGGGAGGCGGGCGCGCGTATTAAAAGCGCTCCGGTGAGCACTGTTGGGGTCGGCGAGGGGGAA
The DNA window shown above is from Alternaria dauci strain A2016 chromosome 6, whole genome shotgun sequence and carries:
- a CDS encoding DNA-directed RNA polymerase II subunit RPB1, which produces MPPGAPQVSKCPLRTIKEIQFGLLSPEEIKAMSVVHIIYPETMDEQKQKPREQGLNDPKLGTIDRMYSCATCKEDIQTCPGHFGHIELHTPVFHVGFVVKIKKLLETVCHTCGLIKADFNHPDWAAAAKTKDAKKRFDKIWRMSKGKTVCMQDVDDGSDKSKIPKIPHGGCGSKQPDSIRKEGLKLTGTWKQSKKDDDDGQGDRKEVITPKQAQTIFKLMSDNTLALLGLNADYARPEWMILDVLPVPPPPVRPSISVDGTGQGMRGEDDLTYKLGDIIRANGRVAECQQEGSPAHVTAEFEALVQYHVATYMDNDANGVPQAMQKSGRPLKTIRGRLKGKEGRLRGNLMGKRVDFSARTVITGDPNLSLDQVGVPRSIARTLTYPEVVTKFNISKLTNLVRNGPNQHPGANYVIKADGVRLDLKHNKNLDDLRLQYGWKVERHIDDDDVIIFNRQPSLHKESMMGHRVKVMPYSTFRLNLSVTSPYNADFDGDEMNLHVPQSDETRAEVQNLCMVPKQIVSPQKNQPLMGIVQDTLLGVYKMSRRDNFIPIEQVMPILMWVPDWDGIVPEPAILKPRPLWTGKQIISMAFPREVNIEKKEADSKPSAYNDLVDKSFCIKGGQLLFGQVTKKIVGASAGGVIHIIFNELGPDAAVKFFNACQRICNWWLLHYGFSFGVGDTIPDPATSDKIANEIAKSKAKVEEIIETATKDALEPMPGMTIRGTFESKVQKFLNEGREGGGTAAQTSLKDFNNVVQTVVSGSKGSTVNISQMVALVGQQAVEGQRIPYGFKYRTLPHFSKDDYSPESRGFVENSYLRGLTPSEFFFHAMAGREGLIDTAVKTAETGYIQRRLVKALEDVMVKYDGTVRNSMGDIVEFIYGEDGLDGAHIENQSMDIIMASEADFEAGYKLDVLGTDHPEIPVTKLEGATMFQGDVEVQRALDEEFEQIKTDREYLRATASDEDLESFQLPLNIQRMIRSAQARFGINPEKAVSNLNPIETIRQVKETLERLVVIRGTDELSREAQDSATYLFKSHLRARLAFKKLVVQHRLSKEALNYVLGELEDRFLKAAVAPGEMVGVLAAQSIGEPATQMTLNTFHFAGVSSKNVTLGVPRLKEILNIAANIKTPSMLVRQTDTKATQQDAKRLRSTIELTTLRSLTQAVELYYDPDIQSTLVEEDQDMVESYFILPEEDEVIESQSKWLLRIILDRKKLLDKSITIGEVASKIKEEFKPNLAVIFSDENADEQVMRVRFIWDQNLQKDDEDEDERDERWMRKLEKHLLDDVTLRGVRGIERAFIRDHIVTVEMPDRSLVHSKSKDECKEWVLDTTGTALAEVLAIEGVDATKTYSNSFIEILGVLGIEAARAGLLKELGMVLSFDGSYVNHRHMALLVDIMCQRGLLMAITRHGINRNDTGALMRCSFEETVEILLEAAGFGELDDCRGVSENIMLGQLAPMGTGEFDVVMDNAMLLTMVEDNSKMMGGAAGAGNYLDNGAATPYDLGSPTYEGGMGVGSYDQVSFSPIAAAGGGDDQGGFTAYGGTYGGGGFSPYDGGRSPGGSGFTGMSPGFTSPVSPGFSPTSPGYSPTSPGTASPHFAATSPGYMASPTSPHYSPTSPRYGSPTSPSYSPTSPAGYSPTSPQYSPTSPNYSPTSPTFMGGSTSPAYSPTSPQYSPTSPQYSPTSPQYQASSDRRSPTSPTSPQYSPTSPRYSPTSPAGSFSPTSPRYSPTSPGPAYSPTSPKQ